In Salinisphaera sp. T31B1, the following are encoded in one genomic region:
- a CDS encoding RNA polymerase sigma factor FliA encodes MYTAQGTIDRSQVIEQYLPMVRRQALALRVRLPSSVDLDDLIQAGIVGLLDALDRFDAGQGALFSTYASQRVRGAMIDELRSRDWLPRSVRRASRELNRAIQRLQHRLGRAPSEREIAGELDIPLDEYHRLLYDVNNGFIEAYEENGTDETSATVVSDEVTMTAGPVEALLAFGEREALAAAIEELPEREKLLLALYYQEDLNLKEVGAVLGVGESRVCQLHSQAVSRLRATLAATA; translated from the coding sequence ATGTACACGGCGCAGGGAACGATCGATCGATCGCAGGTCATAGAGCAGTACCTGCCCATGGTGCGGCGCCAAGCGCTTGCGCTGCGGGTGCGTCTGCCGTCGAGCGTGGATCTGGACGATCTCATTCAGGCCGGCATCGTGGGCCTGCTCGATGCGCTGGATCGATTCGACGCCGGCCAGGGGGCCTTGTTCTCGACCTATGCATCGCAGCGGGTGCGTGGGGCGATGATCGACGAGTTACGCAGCCGCGACTGGCTGCCGCGCAGCGTGCGCCGCGCCAGCCGTGAGCTCAACCGTGCGATCCAGCGTCTCCAGCACCGTCTCGGCCGAGCCCCGAGCGAAAGAGAGATCGCCGGCGAGCTCGATATACCGCTGGACGAATATCACCGACTGCTCTACGACGTGAACAACGGATTTATCGAAGCCTACGAGGAAAACGGCACCGATGAGACCAGTGCCACGGTGGTATCGGACGAGGTGACCATGACCGCCGGCCCCGTGGAGGCCCTGCTGGCCTTCGGCGAACGAGAGGCACTGGCCGCGGCCATCGAAGAATTGCCCGAGCGCGAAAAGCTGCTGCTCGCGCTGTATTACCAGGAAGACCTCAACCTGAAAGAGGTCGGGGCGGTACTCGGGGTCGGAGAGTCCCGCGTATGTCAGCTGCACAGCCAGGCCGTGTCCCGGCTGCGCGCCACGCTGGCCGCCACCGCCTGA